AGCACCCAGTTACCATCAGATGAAATGGTGAAGAAGGTAAGTCAAACTCATGAAGATGGAGGTGCCACTGGCAGTGAGGGATGGGGATACCACTGGGATGTGGATGTAGCCATGCAATCCGTTCTCAGAACACATACTACCTGCGTATCAGCCCGATACCTTGCAGAAAATGAACCACCCTTAAAAATGTTCTCAGTGGGCCGTGTATTCCGCCGTGAAACCATAACCTACAAACACCTCCCTGAATTCCACCAGGTAGAGGGTATTGTGGCCAGTGAGGAGATAAACTTCAAGAACCTCCTGGGAATAATCAAGGAATTCTACCACCAGATGGGCTTTGAAGTCCGCTTCCGACCAGCATACTTCCCTTACACCTACCTGTCCACTGAATGCGAGATCTATCTACCAGAGAAGGAAAGCTGGATTGAACTGGGAGGATCCGGAATGTTCCGTCCCGAAGTTTTAGAACCACTGGGAATAGAAACACCTGTAGCAGCATTTGGCCTGGGAATTGAACGTCTAGCCATGATACGCCTGGGAATCAAGGATATCCGGATGTTATATCAGAGTGACTTGGGCTGGTTACGTAATTTACCTGTGACACAAATTTACAACGAAAAATAGTATTAAAAAAAATAAAAAATGGAGTAACCCCTATTATTCTCTTTTAGCTACTAAAGCCCCACCCAAAACCATTAAAATAGCAAATATTAAGCCAAATATAGGAATAGCTGTAGTTTGCATGCCAATAGTTCCTGCGGCTGATACGTTAGTAGCTCCAAAACTTACAGTTGGCGTTGGGAATGGTATGAAATGGGTTTGTCCATCGGTTCCATTATAACTGACTCCGGATCCTGCTGCATTGGTAGCTAGAACTCCTGATTGTGAGGAGCGAATATTAAAAGATGCAGTCCATTTTTGTCCGCTGGATAACGAACCCACATTCCATTTCAGTGTGGTTGTTCCGTCAGGATTGGTAACTGTACTGTCTGGAACAGGAGTAGGGTTACCAACTAAGCTAATGTAACTGGGCAGTATATCCGTTACCAAAACATCGGTGACTGTTTGTTTGATTTGTTGGTAAATTTCATCGAATATTGGGTCTAACGCACTGGCGTCTGCAGCAAAGAAATATTTACCACCAGTTTCAGTTGCCATTTGTTGTAATACTGTGGGTTGAACACCACTACCTAATCCAATGGTGTAAACTTTGTAACCTTTGGTTTTTGCATCATTAACTTCAGCAGTGGGGTAACTAGCCGCTCCATCACTGAGGAATATGATATTTTTTGAATTCAATGGTATAGTGCTGGCATCTAATAATTTATTTGCTTCACCTAATCCAACTGAAAAATCTGTTCCGCCTGATGCAACTCCTGCGTCGATAGTTGTTTTAACTAAGCTGAAATCATTGGTAAGAGCTTGAGATTCCTTTACAGAACTAGCCCAATTTACCACTCCGGCCTGATCCTTAGTTGGATCCATTTTGTCCACAAAGTTTTTAGATGCAGTCTTTCGAAGGTCATTAGGATCCTCCCATGACATACTACCAGAACTATCAATGGAAAATACAACATCAGCACCATTAGTAGTTGTTGATGATGGACCGTTTACAGTTAAAACCACATTTGCTGTGTCGGTACCTGTTTTGGTAACTGTTTTGTCAACAGTTACATCTGCAGCTGCTACCGGTCCACAGATCATAAGTGCAACAAGAAAAGTTACCATTAAAATTGTTGGTGTTTTCAAGATTTTCACCTCCTTTGTACTTTAACATAGTTCTAAAGAACTGAAACCATGTTTTGGCACTGACAGAGTGAAATGAAAAAAAATATGAGAATATTTGAATGATCACTGCCACCCATTGTTCCCCCCGAACATGTTTATAATTATATTATAATACATTATGAGTAATATATTTTTTGTAAAGGGATATATTGTGCAAGATACTCAAAATTTCTTAATTAATTAAATAAAGGATATAATCTTAAAAACAAGGGAATTAACATTATTTATTTTTAATTAAACACTTATAAAACCGTGTAATTTTATTAAAAGTTATTAATACTTTCAATAATCACCAACAGACATTAGTTGAATAGGTACAAATTTGAAGGTACAAATTTGATTTATCAAAAAAGAAATTTGATTTCAGAAAAGAGATTATTGCAAAATTACATAATTACGTAAGATTATAAATTATATTAATTAATTCAAATTCAATTATTATCCCTTCAAATTTGATCCCATTCAATTATTACCCCAAAAGTAACAGATGAGATAAGATAAATCCCTTAAAATATCATGAGGATCTATGAAAAGATACCTGGCTTTGGCAGCCATCACCATTGTTATGGTTCTGGCAATTGTGACTAGCCTTAACTTAATTCCCATATCCACAATACCTCTTGATTCTGTGGAAGTTAAAGAATATCAGGGAGATAAACTCTCTTCTGTAAATGATTTCCGTGAAAATTCCATTAAGGGAACTCAACGTGTTGATATAAATAATTACTCCTTAGAAGTAACTGGTTTAGTTCAAAATCCCAAAAATTACACCTACGACCAAGTTAAAGGTTTTCAAAGTTACCAGAAAGTGGTTAAACTGGACTGTGTGGAAGGATGGAGTGTCAACATACTCTGGCAGGGGGTGTTGGTAAAAGACATCCTTAATGATGTGAAACCATTATCCTCAGCTAACACTGTCATTTTTTATGCTGTTGATGGCTATTCCACCTCTTTTCCACTGGAATACCTTCAGAACAGCCAGATATTAATGGCCTATAAGATGAACAATGCCACTTTACCTCCAGAGAGAGGATTCCCATTTCAACTGGTGGCAGAGAGTAAATGGGGATACAAGTGGATAAAATGGATAAACAGGATTGAACTATCTGATAATCCAAATTTTCAGGGATACTGGGAAAGCAGAGGTTACTCAGTAAGTGGAAATCTTAATGAGAGTTTTTTAAAATGATTAAAGCCATTTTTATAATATTGAGTATATTTGATTGAATTTGAAGTGAATTGTTAGCCATATCACTACTGTTAACCATATCACTACAAAAAAATCTATAAAAAAAATAGACTGAAATATCTATGAGTTGATAATATGGACAGGAAAATCACCAAAAAAGCTGTTCATATAACTTTGATAATTCTAATTTTCATTGTTATTATCTCTGGTTTGGGAATAACATATTATAAGAGCATAGAACTAGTTACCGGAGGTTTACTGGATAAAACACTTTCTTTCGAGTTGCACACTCTCCTATTTTTGCCATTTCTCCTCATACTCCTCATTCATATCTTTTTCTCATGGTTATGGCCTAAAAAAAGTTAAAGTAACCATAAATATAAAACAATTAACAACCAATAGATTACTTATAAATAGTTTGATCAGTAATTATACTGATATCTCAATTTATAGTGAAATTTTACTCAAATTAATAATATCTTAAAATTTAATTCCTATTTGCTCCAATGAAGATTATCAACATCATTGTAAGTTTTAATATATTTTTTTCTATTGATAATTAGTTTAACTAAATACTAAACTTTCTAATAAAATAAATTAGTCCCAGTAAAAGCTATTTCATGATTTAGAGGATGAACATGGTTTATGATAATATTTTTGGTGCCAGGATTTTAGATCTGGCCCTGGAGGTTGAGGATCACCTTATAATATCTGATCTTCACCTGGGATATGAGGAAGCATTGAACTATCAGGGTATAATGATCCCCAAGTTCCAGTATCCCAAGATCATCAAAAGACTGGAAGAAATCAATTCCAGGACAGATTGCACCAGTATAATCATCAATGGCGATCTTAAACATGAGTTCGGCAAGATAAATCGTCAGGAGTGGAATGAAACCCTGAAATTCATAGACTATCTTAAGGAACGATTCCAGGAAATCATCCTCATCAAGGGCAATCACGATCCATTAACACCCATTATCGCCCAAAAAACAGGTTTAGATGTCTACCCTTATTATTCAACTGGTAATTTTTTAGTGATGCACGGCGATACGATCCCGGAAAAATGGGATGAAATCACCCAAAAGAACATTGTAATCGGACATGAACACCCTTCAGTGGGAATTAGAAGTGGTGAACGAATGGAGAAGGTTAAATGTTTCCTTAGCGGGAATTTCCGGGATAAAAAAATTATTGTAATGCCCTCCTTTAACTTCATCACCGAAGGTTCCGATGTTCTCCATGAGAAACCTCTCTCACCATTTTTAAAAGAAAGTAATCATAATGATATGGAAGTTTTTGGTGTTGAAAACTTTGAAACCTTCTATTTTGGAAAAATAAGTCATCTATTGAAGGTTCAACAGGAACCCTATCCCTATGATTCTCATTTTATAGAATTTTAATCACAAAAATTAAAATAGATGCAGAAATTAGATGTTGCAAAAAATAACTCGAAAAAATTGTGAAAAAATATAATGACTCCAAAAAGGGACTCCTTAAGTAAAAATAACTGCAATAATAAAATCATCATTTTTTTAGAAAAAATATCGAATTTAAATTAACATAAACTGAATTTAAGATAACATGATAACCCGACAGGAAAAAAAATACTCTGATAAAGATATTTACAAAATCTTACATCCCTGGGCTCGGGAATGGTTCCAAGGAAAGTTTAAAACCTTTTCTGAGGCACAGCGCCAGTCAATTGTGGATATACACCAGGGGAAAAATGTGCTGGTTTCATCACCCACTGGTTCTGGTAAAACCCTCACTGCATTCTTATCCATTATCAGCGAACTAACCCGTCTAGCTGACCAGGACATCCTGGAAGACCGGGTTTACTGCCTGTACATATCCCCCTTAAAGGCACTGGATAATGATATTGAGAAGAATTTGGAAGAACCCTTGACTGAAATTGAAAAAATATCAGGTCGCAAACTGGGCATCCGTAAGGCAGTGCGCACCGGGGACACCAGCCAGTATGAACGATCCAAGATGCTTAAAAACCCTCCCCATATCCTGATTACTACACCTGAATCTCTTTCTATCCTTCTCTGCGCACCCAAGTTCCGGGAGAAACTATCCAAGATCCGTTACGTGATAATAGATGAAATACACTCCCTGGCTGAGAATAAACGTGGAGTGCACCTCAGCCTGAGTCTGGAGAGACTGGAACACCTCACTGGCGGATTTGTCCGTATCGGACTCAGTGCCACAGTACACCCCCTGGAGAGGATGGCAGAATTTTTAGTGGGTTACTCATATGGCCATCCACGTGACTGCCTCATTGTGGATGTAAATTACCTGAAACAACTGGACATGGAAGTGATCTGCCCGGTTAAGGATATCATAGCCACCGAACCCGATGAAACCTACAAGGCCATGTACAGGATGCTCCATGATCTCATTCAGAATCATCAGACCACGCTGATCTTCACCAACACCCGTAGTGGTACTGAAAGTGTGGTTTTC
The Methanobacterium sp. Maddingley MBC34 genome window above contains:
- a CDS encoding Mg-chelatase subunit ChlD (PFAM: von Willebrand factor type A domain) yields the protein MKTPTILMVTFLVALMICGPVAAADVTVDKTVTKTGTDTANVVLTVNGPSSTTTNGADVVFSIDSSGSMSWEDPNDLRKTASKNFVDKMDPTKDQAGVVNWASSVKESQALTNDFSLVKTTIDAGVASGGTDFSVGLGEANKLLDASTIPLNSKNIIFLSDGAASYPTAEVNDAKTKGYKVYTIGLGSGVQPTVLQQMATETGGKYFFAADASALDPIFDEIYQQIKQTVTDVLVTDILPSYISLVGNPTPVPDSTVTNPDGTTTLKWNVGSLSSGQKWTASFNIRSSQSGVLATNAAGSGVSYNGTDGQTHFIPFPTPTVSFGATNVSAAGTIGMQTTAIPIFGLIFAILMVLGGALVAKRE
- a CDS encoding sulfite oxidase-like oxidoreductase (PFAM: Oxidoreductase molybdopterin binding domain); this translates as MKRYLALAAITIVMVLAIVTSLNLIPISTIPLDSVEVKEYQGDKLSSVNDFRENSIKGTQRVDINNYSLEVTGLVQNPKNYTYDQVKGFQSYQKVVKLDCVEGWSVNILWQGVLVKDILNDVKPLSSANTVIFYAVDGYSTSFPLEYLQNSQILMAYKMNNATLPPERGFPFQLVAESKWGYKWIKWINRIELSDNPNFQGYWESRGYSVSGNLNESFLK
- a CDS encoding hypothetical protein (PFAM: Cytochrome b(N-terminal)/b6/petB), with the protein product MDRKITKKAVHITLIILIFIVIISGLGITYYKSIELVTGGLLDKTLSFELHTLLFLPFLLILLIHIFFSWLWPKKS
- a CDS encoding putative phosphoesterase (TIGRFAM: putative phosphoesterase, SbcD/Mre11-related); translated protein: MVYDNIFGARILDLALEVEDHLIISDLHLGYEEALNYQGIMIPKFQYPKIIKRLEEINSRTDCTSIIINGDLKHEFGKINRQEWNETLKFIDYLKERFQEIILIKGNHDPLTPIIAQKTGLDVYPYYSTGNFLVMHGDTIPEKWDEITQKNIVIGHEHPSVGIRSGERMEKVKCFLSGNFRDKKIIVMPSFNFITEGSDVLHEKPLSPFLKESNHNDMEVFGVENFETFYFGKISHLLKVQQEPYPYDSHFIEF